In Gossypium hirsutum isolate 1008001.06 chromosome A10, Gossypium_hirsutum_v2.1, whole genome shotgun sequence, the DNA window CCATGATGCTCTAACATTGAATCATCATTAAACACCTCATCCTGGTGTGACCCATGCGTAGCATGAATTGAATCATGCTTAGAAGTTTTTTCACAAGAAAAAGACACCCCTTGAGCAAACAATCTATCATTTACAAGTAATTTATCCTCTCTCCAGTGTAGTACTCTAGATCGCTTACTACGACCTCTTCCCTGTGACTGAACTTCATTATCCTTTTGCAAATTATTTTCATCAGTATAATTGTAGGAACTAAACCAAGTACTGTCTCGGTCTTCCTCATTACATATTATTCTCTGATGTTTATGACATCTTTCAATTAGAGAGTCAGATGCCTCATTTCTGGGTAATACAGTATTAAACCATCTTCTTCCATTACGTGCTGACAGTTCTATGTCAATTGCCAATGCCAGAGATCTGCTATATGCATGTCTCTGACGCTCATCTTCACTTTCAACGGTCCCTGATCTATTCAAATGGAAAAGGGCAGCATCAACAAATCTACCTTCTCTGCCAGAAACTTTGACTTCTCTCCTGATGGGTGGTATGCATCTCTCATATGATTTAACCAAACCCCTTTCACAGCGTGTGAATGAAATAGATGAGTCATACTTTTGTTTTAACCACTCATCTTCATGCTTATAATCTAAGGGGTGATCACCATGATCAGTTTTCTTCCTAAGTTGGAGTCTTTCACTTCCCCTTCTCCATTGAATATCTCTTTCTGTTGAAGCAGAGGAATACCTTGAGGCTAAACTCCCAGATTCTCCGCAAGTGTGAGGAACCAAAATCTTCTGAGCAGGAAGTCTTTGTCCACGATACCAAAacccttccatgtcatcttctttAGCTACGCCAGCTCGTCTTTCATGATAAAACTCCTTCTCATTCCAGTTTCTTCTAACAAAGTGATAGCACAGATGAGCTTTTCTGCTGAGAGCCCAAAGATGGCTGTCAGTAAACCTTTTACTGCGGTTAACACAAGGTTCTTTCTCCCTGTAATACGAGGAAGTTTCTTTATCATGATAAACATGATCTTTCAATCTTTCCTTCTGTCTGCCACAGTAAACAGATGAGTAATCTTTATAACAGAGTTCCCTCGCATTTGATAAAGGGGAAGCTTCATAGCAGTTTTCAGGGTATATCTTCTGGTCAATAATACCGTGAGGTCTACCACGGTGATGCTTCCATTCTTCCTCAGTGAGATTTCCATCTCTTCGGTATCTTTTCCAATCACCCTCTGCATCTGATATTGGATAAGGGTCATACTCATCATCACTTTCAACCACGACCCTCTGTTTCAAGGAATGCTGGTGTCTCCAACTCTCATGCTTTCGCTTGTCTCTCATGGGAGTTGTATGTTCCAAAAAACCTTCTccatcatttaatttcattttgggGCCATCACTTCTGGAACTCTTATGATCAAGTGACTTCCGTAATCCAGTGCCGTAACGTGGTTCTTTCCCTCTTAATGGACTTTGGATTTCAATGGAAGCAGCATCAACACTATCTTCAGGATCGCTTCCAGAAAAGGAAAGTGTAGGGCTAAAATGACTTCGATTGTCAAGTGATGGTTCTGTCTCAGTAATGTAAGTATGTGAATGGTGAGTATTTCTGCAGGCTGcttcattttccttatttttggtTACCACTGCTTCAGCAGTTCCTTCTGAAATGTGAACTTCCATATTTTGATGGCAACCCCCATTCATATCAGAGACATAGGCCTTGCCATGATCACTGGTCTCTAGTGAAGTTTGATTAGATGCCGGCTGCAAAGACCTAATCagatgttttttaaaaaaattaggctGTCAGtggtttataataataataacaataacgaAAAGCTTACtaaaaataatcactaaaatatgGTACAACTATGCAGCCATCAGAAGCTGATACAAGCAGACGAAGCTTAAAATGCCAGATGTAAACATACTAGATATGTCAAGTGCCAACAGTAAATCttgttttcaagttttaaacaaGTACTAGTCTCCTTTTTAGTTTTTATGGAATCCTccgttttctttcttcttttgggAGGCAGAGAAACCCTTTAACACTAGCACTTAAAATCAagtgaataaaaaaaaaacacccaTGTTAGAACCAGAAGTTCCAACAAAGGATGTGCAGGACAAATCAAGCACGTAGAGAACTCAGTAGAAGGATCTATAAGCTTCAAATATCCATCATATTTATAATATAGAAAGATATAGTTCAAGAAACAAATGATTCAGACCTCTCCAAAGAAGATGTGGACACATTTCTAGCCCTTGCATAATGCTCTTCATTCAATTCCTCACTGCTAGCACTAATGGAAAAGCAAACATTTCTATCATCCTTTGCATCCAGCTTCCCAGACTCTGACACTTTAGACTTGCTACCATGACCTAATTCCTCCTTTGCAGAGTCAGATGAATCCACAGTGGAATCCTGCACAGTTATCTGGAGCCAACCCATGGAATTAAAAATGATACAAAGGTTACAATATGTAAGAATTGTGCATATTGTGCATTAAAGACTAGAGTCAAAGCAGACCTCTATAATAACATCAGAATCTTGAAAACGTGGACGCCTTATATCCATGGATGGTTGGCGTTCATTGATGCTGTCTTCAACCTTAATTGCTCTTCCTTTTGGCTGAAGTAATAAACCACTAAAGAATTAAACAAAACCCACGAAACAGATGCTATGAAGATTGTTGTATCAGACACTGAAGCTTTAAGCATACCAGTTCCAAGAGCATCTCTCCTCTATCAGCACATTTCAATGACGAATCAACCTTAACTACATCCTCCGTTATAGCTTCCCAAGTTACTATCTCATGACCAGCCTCAGCTTCATAAGCCTATCACCATATAAAAAGTTGGAAAACTCAGATAATTGAGATACTTTTACAGTTCATTACCTAAAAACTCAAGAGTATTACTAAGGTTAAAATAATCAACCTGGTCAAGTTTTGAAGAATAATGAGAAGGAATCCTAGCCTGCCTTGATGTTTGTTGCCCAAGTTTCTCCTGTTAAAAACCTCAATAAAAGGTTTCCGTAAGCAAAGtgctataaaattttttttaaaagaaaaccatCCAGCTAAACAGCAGTAGCATCATAGTAGAAGAAATGAGCTACACCGCAAGGTGAAAACATGGCAAGACAATTAGCATGATAATAAATTACTTACCAGGGAGTTACAGTATTCTTTCCAACTATCCTCATTGAATCCGTAATTGAAGAAATCTGACATATCTGCAGAAGCATGCCTCCAAGCTTTCTCCTCAAATGCATCAATATTGACATCCAATATTTTCCTGACAGAAATTAAGGCGGGAAGGATAAGAAACATAGTCAACAACATTAAGGAATAGATTAGAAAAGCTCTATAACAGAGTTAATAACTCACATTTCTAAATGAGCATTAAAAGATAGTAACTAAAAAACTCAGATAACATTAATTATCATTACAGAGCTTAGACAGCCTGAAAATTATTTGCATTTTTCAATGCATGATACATGAAAGGAACCCATAGCAAATTAAGGTTCAATATAATCAAAGATTAAAGTGCATCAACCAACCTGTACCATGGAAGGGAAAAACCATGTCCAAATTGATGTGGCAATGGTTTCATGGTAGCAACCTTGTTTTGGTTGTAAACATCGTCTTCCCGGTCACCTCTTCTCGACTTAGAAGAAAATGACAACACAGCAGTATGTCCATTAACCCTTATATTACTTGGAAATGATGATCCATGAGGTCTCACATACTACGATATAAAAACTCAAATCATGAATTAACacaaatctagaaaaaaaaaaagagaggatacACTGCTTTGATACAATAAGGATCAAAATTAAGAGCACAAATGGTTGTAATTTACATCAAGGAAAGAAATGTTCATTTTCTCCattaaaaaaaaagctaaaacaatactaacatatacataaaacgaaacgaaaacgaaaacgaaacataaataaataaaactatgcTACTTTAAGTACAATACATTAGCAAAAAAAGGTTACCTTGA includes these proteins:
- the LOC107895498 gene encoding FIP1[V]-like protein isoform X1; the protein is MESMDHDFGDLYADVEVQASSAVGEPQENNPGNGFKSTEVHNKFIAGSVTEDSDSEDDLNIVLNDDDCDKFSVTGARSHGGSYEENENGDFGVDGTGSDNITRRVEPFSHGSQLKFRGNGVERGTGAKIEVNSLFKYVRPHGSSFPSNIRVNGHTAVLSFSSKSRRGDREDDVYNQNKVATMKPLPHQFGHGFSLPWYRKILDVNIDAFEEKAWRHASADMSDFFNYGFNEDSWKEYCNSLEKLGQQTSRQARIPSHYSSKLDQAYEAEAGHEIVTWEAITEDVVKVDSSLKCADRGEMLLELPKGRAIKVEDSINERQPSMDIRRPRFQDSDVIIEITVQDSTVDSSDSAKEELGHGSKSKVSESGKLDAKDDRNVCFSISASSEELNEEHYARARNVSTSSLERSLQPASNQTSLETSDHGKAYVSDMNGGCHQNMEVHISEGTAEAVVTKNKENEAACRNTHHSHTYITETEPSLDNRSHFSPTLSFSGSDPEDSVDAASIEIQSPLRGKEPRYGTGLRKSLDHKSSRSDGPKMKLNDGEGFLEHTTPMRDKRKHESWRHQHSLKQRVVVESDDEYDPYPISDAEGDWKRYRRDGNLTEEEWKHHRGRPHGIIDQKIYPENCYEASPLSNARELCYKDYSSVYCGRQKERLKDHVYHDKETSSYYREKEPCVNRSKRFTDSHLWALSRKAHLCYHFVRRNWNEKEFYHERRAGVAKEDDMEGFWYRGQRLPAQKILVPHTCGESGSLASRYSSASTERDIQWRRGSERLQLRKKTDHGDHPLDYKHEDEWLKQKYDSSISFTRCERGLVKSYERCIPPIRREVKVSGREGRFVDAALFHLNRSGTVESEDERQRHAYSRSLALAIDIELSARNGRRWFNTVLPRNEASDSLIERCHKHQRIICNEEDRDSTWFSSYNYTDENNLQKDNEVQSQGRGRSKRSRVLHWREDKLLVNDRLFAQGVSFSCEKTSKHDSIHATHGSHQDEVFNDDSMLEHHGYEMISEGSNANCVKRKSFIRYRGENEQEVLKDRDPVDLIVGERKSSGRHSHSRSLVSKARVVKMGSEYPTERKADMEFHDSYGSKAANKDNCNTNGRRNNNEKQFGKFSVTECNKDLDIEEGQIIHEEQSVEDINPEKENASETMMQRGKAKMRTLLVDSASDKNGAVGEYENKRILETLAKMEKRRERFRDPITIKREQDKISAPQVELVVQTNETKRQRPARKRQWGVS
- the LOC107895498 gene encoding FIP1[V]-like protein isoform X3, translated to MESMDHDFGDLYADVEVQASSAVGEPQENNPGNGFKSTEVHNKFIAGSVTEDSDSEDDLNIVLNDDDCDKFSVTGARSHGGSYEENENGDFGVDGTGSDNITRRVEPFSHGSQLKFRGNGVERGTGAKIEVNSLFKYVRPHGSSFPSNIRVNGHTAVLSFSSKSRRGDREDDVYNQNKVATMKPLPHQFGHGFSLPWYRKILDVNIDAFEEKAWRHASADMSDFFNYGFNEDSWKEYCNSLEKLGQQTSRQARIPSHYSSKLDQAYEAEAGHEIVTWEAITEDVVKVDSSLKCADRGEMLLELPKGRAIKVEDSINERQPSMDIRRPRFQDSDVIIEITVQDSTVDSSDSAKEELGHGSKSKVSESGKLDAKDDRNVCFSISASSEELNEEHYARARNVSTSSLERSLQPASNQTSLETSDHGKAYVSDMNGGCHQNMEVHISEGTAEAVVTKNKENEAACRNTHHSHTYITETEPSLDNRSHFSPTLSFSGSDPEDSVDAASIEIQSPLRGKEPRYGTGLRKSLDHKSSRSDGPKMKLNDGEGFLEHTTPMRDKRKHESWRHQHSLKQRVVVESDDEYDPYPISDAEGDWKRYRRDGNLTEEEWKHHRGRPHGIIDQKIYPENCYEASPLSNARELCYKDYSSVYCGRQKERLKDHVYHDKETSSYYREKEPCVNRSKRFTDSHLWALSRKAHLCYHFVRRNWNEKEFYHERRAGVAKEDDMEGFWYRGQRLPAQKILVPHTCGESGSLASRYSSASTERDIQWRRGSERLQLRKKTDHGDHPLDYKHEDEWLKQKYDSSISFTRCERGLVKSYERCIPPIRREVKVSGREGRFVDAALFHLNRSGTVESEDERQRHAYSRSLALAIDIELSARNGRRWFNTVLPRNEASDSLIERCHKHQRIICNEEDRDSTWFSSYNYTDENNLQKDNEVQSQGRGRSKRSRVLHWREDKLLVNDRLFAQGVSFSCEKTSKHDSIHATHGSHQDEVFNDDSMLEHHGYEMISEGSNANCVKRKSFIRYRGENEQEVLKDRDPVDLIVGERKVKLGKPSLLEDTHIVEA
- the LOC107895498 gene encoding FIP1[V]-like protein isoform X2, giving the protein MESMDHDFGDLYADVEVQASSAVGEPQENNPGNGFKSTEVHNKFIAGSVTEDSDSEDDLNIVLNDDDCDKFSVTGARSHGGSYEENENGDFGVDGTGSDNITRRVEPFSHGSQLKFRGNGVERGTGAKIEVNSLFKSRRGDREDDVYNQNKVATMKPLPHQFGHGFSLPWYRKILDVNIDAFEEKAWRHASADMSDFFNYGFNEDSWKEYCNSLEKLGQQTSRQARIPSHYSSKLDQAYEAEAGHEIVTWEAITEDVVKVDSSLKCADRGEMLLELPKGRAIKVEDSINERQPSMDIRRPRFQDSDVIIEITVQDSTVDSSDSAKEELGHGSKSKVSESGKLDAKDDRNVCFSISASSEELNEEHYARARNVSTSSLERSLQPASNQTSLETSDHGKAYVSDMNGGCHQNMEVHISEGTAEAVVTKNKENEAACRNTHHSHTYITETEPSLDNRSHFSPTLSFSGSDPEDSVDAASIEIQSPLRGKEPRYGTGLRKSLDHKSSRSDGPKMKLNDGEGFLEHTTPMRDKRKHESWRHQHSLKQRVVVESDDEYDPYPISDAEGDWKRYRRDGNLTEEEWKHHRGRPHGIIDQKIYPENCYEASPLSNARELCYKDYSSVYCGRQKERLKDHVYHDKETSSYYREKEPCVNRSKRFTDSHLWALSRKAHLCYHFVRRNWNEKEFYHERRAGVAKEDDMEGFWYRGQRLPAQKILVPHTCGESGSLASRYSSASTERDIQWRRGSERLQLRKKTDHGDHPLDYKHEDEWLKQKYDSSISFTRCERGLVKSYERCIPPIRREVKVSGREGRFVDAALFHLNRSGTVESEDERQRHAYSRSLALAIDIELSARNGRRWFNTVLPRNEASDSLIERCHKHQRIICNEEDRDSTWFSSYNYTDENNLQKDNEVQSQGRGRSKRSRVLHWREDKLLVNDRLFAQGVSFSCEKTSKHDSIHATHGSHQDEVFNDDSMLEHHGYEMISEGSNANCVKRKSFIRYRGENEQEVLKDRDPVDLIVGERKSSGRHSHSRSLVSKARVVKMGSEYPTERKADMEFHDSYGSKAANKDNCNTNGRRNNNEKQFGKFSVTECNKDLDIEEGQIIHEEQSVEDINPEKENASETMMQRGKAKMRTLLVDSASDKNGAVGEYENKRILETLAKMEKRRERFRDPITIKREQDKISAPQVELVVQTNETKRQRPARKRQWGVS